The Piliocolobus tephrosceles isolate RC106 chromosome 16, ASM277652v3, whole genome shotgun sequence DNA window TTACAATAAGCATTTCACTGCAGAGAGGAATGCTTCTCTCAATCTTTAACTTAAAAGGTTAATGCTGGAATAGCTGTACAGTgggtctgtaaaatattttaagtttggttCTATGGTATGTTTCAGTTCTGAAATTTCCACTGGAATCTTTCCATCTCCTTCTTCACTGagacttttctgtttttgcatttgttaTAAGAGTTTATTGAAGCATTGCTTATTGAAGCATTTTTGTGATGACTTTAAAAACGCTTGTCAATaagtaaaagagtataactggatgtTTCTAACACCAAAGATgcatgcttgaggggatggacaccccattctccatgatgtgattattacgcattgcatgcctgtatcaaatcatctcatgtaccccataaatatatacatctgtgtacccagaaaaataaaaaataaaaagttaaaaactcttGTCCGTTAATTCTAACATCTTTTTCCTCTTGATGTTGGAATTTGTTGATCATCTTTTTTCATGTAAGTTGAGATTTTATGATCCTTGGTATGAAGAGTAATTGTTGATTGAAACCTGGACATTGGGGCATTATGTTATGAGATTCAGGATATTATTTAATCTTCTGTTCTGGCAGGTCTCCTCTGACACTGTTTTGGTAGGGGAAGGGGGACGCTGCTTCATTCCTACCAGGTGGGATTGGAAATAGAGGTTCTCTCCACTTTGCCCCTATTGACACCCAAGGGGAGAGCCCCCCTCATCACTGCTAGGAGGGAGGATTTTAGACTCCTTACCTGGCCTCTGCTGATACCACCCAGGCCAGGAGGGGCAAGAATATTTTGTTACTGCTCCCATGCAGCTGACACTGCATGGGGGGTGGCCTTGGTACtgctggaggagggagagagtCCTGACTGTCCAGTAGGCCTCCTGTGACATTAACCccagaggagaaaagaagagcctcactgcagcctgtagAGTTAAGTCCAGGCTTCCCGTGTGGGCTCCACTGACACCATGGTGGTGGGACGGGGGTGCTTCCATGTCTCATAGCAGGAATGAAAGTCCTGGATCTCTCACTTACCCTTCCCTGACTCCACCCCAGTGGGGAAGTTTGAGTGCCTCGTTACAGCCTGGGAAGGATAGAAGACTGGACTCCCTCCCTGGCCTTTCCTGGTGTGGATATGGGTGGGCAAAATGATATTTTTGGTGGTGTTTGGCTGAGTTGAGTGGTTGTTGTCTAAAGGTTTTCTGCCTTTCTAGGctgcctcttttttggttctttaAGCGGAGTAAGCTCTtctggtttatttgtttgttttgtctgccCCTGTTGGTGTTTCTGGTTGTTGGTTTCTCCAGCTCCCACTCTGGGATTTATGAGATAAAAAGCTAATCCAGGGAGCCCACCACAGTGTCACTCCTGGGGTCTCAACATCTTTAGGTGGTTTGGCTTCTTCtacctttcagagtcttcttaTGTTTATTTGATATGTAATTTCCAGAGTTTTTAGAAGGAGGAATGTGGAAATATAATCATTCTGGAAGTTCTCTACCTTGTCTCTTAAATGTATGAGAATAATTATTCTTATAAACTAAATGTCCAATGAGAGATCAATGCACCTTATGGTACATTATGCAACCAGTAAAATGATGgctacaggctgggtgcggtggctcatgcctgtaatcccagcactttgggaggctgaggtgggcagatcacaaggtcaggagatcgagaccatcctggctaacatggtgaaaccctgtctctactaaaaaataaaaaaaatacaaaaaattagcctggcgtggtggcatgcacctgtagtcccagctactcgggaggctgaggcaggagaatcgcttgaacctgggaggtggaggttgcagtgagccgagacagcgcaactgcactccagcctgggtgatacagtgagactttgtctcaaaagaaaacaaacaaacaaacaaacaaaaaaaaagatggctaCAATACAATCTTATGTTTTTATTAGAATTAAAAATGCTTAGAtgacataaatgaaagaaagattacACAAGTGTGTGCATATGTTAGTATGATTACAGCTGTGTGGAAAAATCTATCATAAGAAAGAAAACCGGAAGAAAGTACCCCAAAATATTGACTATGGCTGTTTCGAAGATGAAATCTTAAGTGACCTTTTCCCTTTTAATGAGCCAAATTACAAAAAAGAGAATCTAGTACTTTTATaatcaaaaaatacattttatcatattctattcctaattttttttctcagaaagataCGCACAACTGTTTTCTAAGATATATGCCATTTTGCCTGGGTTCattaatgtatttgtatttgaggagttaaaaaatattttcagcctGGGTTTATGTACATTGAAACTATGGTTATGGGTTTAGATGATTCCCTTGCCATAAAATGAATATTCTATCAACAGTAATTAGTCATAGAGCTATATTTACCATGCGAAAGGagtaaaacatgttttatttggaGATGAGCAAGAACGCTTTATGGGCTCCCAGCATACCACAAATAAGCCGGAAGGAGAGGAAATAGTAAAGCAGAAAGACTGAGGATGCCTGGAGGGCAATTCCAGGATATGAGCGCCCCCTGGATTTGTGATTCCTGTTTGGACGCCCCTGGTTGAAGCCCCATCTCCTTTCTAGGATGCTGCTGGCTTTGATTCCTCTACCTGCTATCCTTAACATTCACAAACAGCAGTTTTCAACCGTGCAGATGACATAGGCTGAGCATGGCTCACAAGTGTTGCTCGAGGTGCATGTGGTCGAACATGGGTTACAGGAAAGCCTGGGGAAAAATCGATTTTAAAACAAGCTTAGCAAGGGAATCTTGATAAGATGGCAACTCAGAAAAATCATGTCAAAGTTTGCCCACAAATTATGTTCTGAAAAAAACTCTGCACAATAGCATTGACTGAAGCCTGTTTCTTCTCTGCACCCAGAATTGCCACTTCATGTTCACTGTAGCAGTGGCAGTtgaatagtattttatattttttcttgattttgtgAATGTTATCTCAGGCCTATTCCTGATTTTCCTTTAGTGGAAAACAGGAACAAAGGGAGATGTCAGCATGAAATGTTACACTAATAATTAATCTgcctttagaatattttaaaaatatctctggtGTCATGTGCTTAACCTCAGCCACTTTTCAGCCCTCTTTTAAAAAGATTCCTTAACACATTGGGGAGGTTTGAACTTGTCCAGACCTTGGGAAAACAGGATTCTTTTACATCAGCCTCTTTGTGACTCTGGGGGATTTCATGAGTAACTGTGGAACTTGCCTGCTGTCCTCACTGTCCAGCAGGCCCCGGTACGTGTTGATCTCGCCCTCCAGCCGGGCCTTCACGTCCAGGAGCACCTGGTACTCCTGGTTCTGTCGCTCCAGGTCACAGCGGATCTCGGCCAGCTGGTTCTCCACGTTATCGATCAGGCACTGAATCTGGGCCAGCTGGGAGCTgtactgggcctcagtttctgccACGGTGCATTCCAGAGATTCTGTCTGCAGGAGGAAACGTTGTCCAAAGGACCATGAAGTGCAGTCTCTCGGGCCAGAGTGCCTACGTTCAAATCCTTGCTTACCCTTTTCTAGCTATGTGACCACTGGCAAATTATTTAGCTTCTGTGAGTCTCAGTTTTATTCTCTATATAGTGGGGAATGCAAAGTATTTGTCTCATTAGAGGGCTGTGAAGATTAAgagttaatatgtgtaaagcatttagaacagtgccagCCGTACTGCCACTGTTCTGCATGTCAGCTATCACTGCCACCACTATGACTACAGCAATACATGACTTATTTGTGAAGCTTAAGGACTATCAACAGCATGTGAGAGGAAAGATTGAGTTTGGACTCTTGGCAGGGAGGGGTAGTATGGTGCTGTTAGGAGAAGAGGCTCTGGATATCCGAGGCTGGGAAGGGCATATGTGTGGTaaggggatgaagagaggttggttaatgggtgcaaACATACAGCTAGGCAGAAGGAATACGTTTTCATGTTGGACAGCAGAGAAGGGTGACCACAGTTAACAACAATACACtgtgcatttcaaaatagctagaagagagggcTTGAAATGcccccaacacatagaaatgataaatacttgaggtgatggatgctGTAAATATCCTGACTTTATcgttacacattctatgcatgttaCAAAATATCACAGcttctccataaatatttacaaatattgtatatcgataaaaataaatttaaaaagagagagagaagaggctcTGGGATTCAACGACCTGAACTCAGCTTCCAAGTTTGCCTCTTAGAATTGCATCCTTTGCAGGTTACTTAATCGGAGTCTCAGTGTTCCTTATCTGTGTCATGGGATAAAGGTATGTATCCCGTGAAGTTACTGTGAGGCTTAAATGAGCACAGTGCCTCTCACAGGATGAATGCTCAGCTATTGTTCTCCTAGGTATTCTGCTCAGGACCTAATGACATGCACACAGTGGTGCTTGGCCAGAACCGGTTCATGTCATCTTGGACGCATGGTGTTCTTGTTGCTTGAGTGGGGTGGGGTGCAGTGAATCAGGTTGAAGTATAGATCCTGTAGGGAAACTGTAGGatgaaatgtttgaaaatgatTCTTTGTTTTAGGTATAACAGTGAGCCTGGAAAACCGGCCTGAATCAAATGAGAATTAAAACCTGCTGGAATGCTTAAGTGACCATGGCCTGGAGGTTTCTCTCTTGCTCTgcttctccctccctgtctctggaGCCTGCTGCAGCATCAGACTCAAGCCCAGGAGTGAAGGTAAGGCATCTTAGAGGGACAACACAAGCTGTGGACCTGTCACTTCTGCTTCTATTAATAGCTGGGTAAATGGCAGTACttgggaaaggcaaggaaatgtgACCCCTGAATATGGAAGAGGGCTTAGCATCTCAGAGCCTGACTTATCAGTGACATAACGGACACTGCCTTTGCCTCACGCACCAGGCTTTGCTGTGCTTGGAGCTCAATTTCCAGAGCATTGGCTGTGCGTTTCAGTTCCAAGATCTCCGTCTGGCAGCCCTGCAGCTGCTCCGCACTGGACAGTTGCTGCTGATTCAGCTCTTCTGTCTGAAACACAGGCACCATTAGAGAATTCACAAAAGGCAGAAGCCTGTAACCCTGCTATTTTTTCAATCTGGGTGCTGACCTGAACAGCGAACCATTCTTCGGCTTCTCTGCGATTGTTGGCAAGCACCGTTTCATACTGACAGCGCATCTCATCCAGGACCCTGTTGAGGTCAAGGGTGGGGGCAGTGTCCAGCTCCACACTGAGGCGGTCGCCAAGCTGTCCACGAAGCAAGTTGACTTCCTGAAAGTGGGATGGCATAAAGAATGTCACAGAATGATGGGGAAAAATCCATTTGACATCCAATGGCATTCTACTTCTGTTTTGTGGAGTAGTAGGTAAAAGTGTGAGTTTTTTATTCCGATTATCTGGGCTGAATCTCTTTTTACCACTTAGAagggcctcaatttcttcatctgtaaaatggacataataaTCGGACATTTTTCCAGAAGATTATTGTGAGATCTAGAAGAGTTAATCTACACATAATTAACTTATAAAAGTTAATTATGACACATAGTAAGgtgtcaataaatgttagctatgatTGTCATCAACAAATATTCAAAGAGCATCATTCAGCTTTTCATTTTCTAGCTTTATCAATGTATCAATCACTttatattttatgacttttaaaagtttataaatgcggaatatttaaaaatactggtCCAGATAGTGCATGAGTCCTTATCCCTTTCTTGAAATGGACTTCACAGTCTGTTTCTCAGACTGATTTTCATACCCTGTGGATTGGAGCTAGGGGTGGCATAAAGCCTCCAAAGGAAGCCCTTTGTGAAGTTACTCACCTCCTCCACAAAAggcaagggcaggagaagagtTTGGTTCCTTTGTCTGGCACTGTCTAGGGGCTATTTCACATCTTAATTCAGAGACACGCTGGAATGATCAGGTTGAATAGTAATAATGCCTCGAgtagtttttcacttttttgtttgtttgttttttgagatggagtcttgctctgttgcccaggatggagtgcagtggtgagatcttggctcactgcaacctccgcctcctgggttcaagctattctcctgcctcagcctcctgagtagctaggactacatacacccaccaccatgcccagctaatttttgtatttttagtagagacggggtttcatcatattggccaggctggtctcgaactcctgaccttgtgatccacctgcctcggcctcccaaagtgcttggattacaggcccgagccaccgcgcttggccctACCTGGACTAGTTTTATTCCAGCTTAAGCAACATCTGCCCAAATTTGATTTACAAACATCAACAGATCATCTGTCAGTGTTAAGTATGTTACTCTCGGAGTCCTTCAGTGGCGTTGCCGCTTTCCTTACCTCTTCATGGTTTTTCTTAAGGCAAAGGAGATCTTCCTTCAGAGACTCCACATGGGCCTCCAGATCAGATTTGCACAGGGTCAGCTCATCCAGGATCCCATGCAGGCCACTGATGTCTGCCTCTAACAGCTGGCGAAAGGACAGTTCACTCTCATACCTTTCACAGCAAAAGAGAAATCCAACGCTTACTTTGCTGAATGCTGTGCAAAGTGTGGGGATACATAGAGGTTCGACACATGGACCTCAGGAAGCCATGTGCATAATTTCTCTTAATTCCTAAGTAATGATAAATTCAAGCTTGTAAAACATtcttgactttaaaatattatagttcttattaaaataatcaataataataatataatcttattaaaatattatattcttgaatttaaaatatttgtgtgtgtgtgtgtgtgtgtgtgtgtgagagagagagagagagagattgagagagagagagagccataaattattttcaaattaaaattaaggctgggcgtggtggctcatgcctgtaatcccagcactttgggaggccgaggtgggcggatcacctgaggtcaggagttcaagaccagcctggtccacatggtgaaaccccatctctactgaaaatacaaaaattagctgggtgtgggtggcGGTGcacgcctgcctgtaatcccggctactcaggaggctgaggcaggagaatcgcttgaacccaggaggcagaggttgcagtgagctgagatagcgccattgcactccagcctgggcgacaagagtgaaactcctcaaaataagtaaattaaattaaattaaattaaattaaattaaattaaattaaattaNNNNNNNNNNtaaattaaattaaattaaattaaattaaattaaattaaattaaattaaacttacTTTGACTTAAAGTCATCGGTGGCCAGTTTGCAGTTGTCAAGCTGTACAGCAAGTCTAGAATTCTCTGCTTTCGTGCATAAGATCTGGGAAGCAAGCCATTATGTGATAAATGATTCTTTGAGAGAAACCTAAATAAACTTCTATCCAACAACTATGCTATTAGTTATCTTTTGAAAGTCTTTATAAGAAAGTATAAAATCACCCTCAGCCTGCTTTTCTTATTAACCTTGTCGCTTCATGAAGAAAAAAGCAGTGCCAATTTAGAagcaaaatagagaaataaaaaggttTAGTTTTTTAATAACATAAGACACTTTGCAACATCCCTAGGCAGTGGAACACCATTAATGTTTTCTCCATCAGTAGTTTGTATTATGACTATATCCTCTCCCATAATAATAGAAATTCATCAAGGAGACAAGAAAATGATTAATAGGTGGTTAAAAAGATGGCATTTGACGATCTGTGTTCAGATAATATAAATGTTCACTGTCAAATACAAAAGCGATTTTGGATGTAATACAGTTTTTCTGCATTCTATAGATGATGAAGGAAAAGCCTAAGGGTGAGTTACTTTGTTATAGTCACTCAGTTATCAGGGGTAGCTCTGGGGTTGGTGCTGAGGTTTTCTGACTTTCAGTCCAGTGGTCTCCTGTATACCATTAACTCCTGGAATTCCCCTTTCCCTTGGTTGCCTTCTGTAAAACAGCCTCTTCTGGTAGAAAGATAAAGCAAGCCATAGATCTGGGAGGTGGAGCACTAGGGCAACAGGACACAGACCTTTTGTTGGAGATCTTCAATGGTGTTGAAGTAACACTGATAATCCGGGCACACCGTTGGGATATCCTGTTCACATTGTTCTTGGATCCTGGATTCCAGCTCTGCGTTGGTCTCCTCCAGGCTGCGCACCTTCTCCAGATAGTTGGCAAGCCTGTCATTCAGGAACTGCATCGTCTCCTTCTCATTGCTAGTGAACACCCCATCCTCACACCAGGCACAGTTCCCCACCAAGCAGGGACTGTTACAGCTCCCAGTAAAGTAGCATGGCAGGAGGCAACCGGTCAGCCCGCGAGACCTGGGTAGGAAGCTTGGAGTGTGACATCGGGATGTAGCACAGGCACTGGGGAGACAACCTGTTTCTGTGGAACAGCTTGAGGCAGGTGCACAACCGGAGGCTATGGTACAGGATTCAGGAGAGCAGTGCGTGGAGGAGCAGTCAGAAGTCATCCTTCCAGAAGCAAAGACGGAGGCTGGCTGCAAAACTTCAGTTGCCTTGACTCCAAAACTCTCCTTCCCTCCTGAGAGTTTTATAACGCCCCAAAATGGGTGTTTGCAGACTGCACCGGATGTTTTCTTTATCACTGATGGTGCCAGTTTTCATACAAACATCTCATTAAAGCTGTTTATTTACTGAGGAAGAGTTTTATGCCTCATAAAAGAGGGATAACTTTAGGTTACTGAAGCAGGACCCACACCATTTCCATGTGCCAGTCAAAACACTTATTTCAGAAAATTGTCATAGGAAACATTGTCCTTTTGACAGaataagaaaagaaggagaaaatttgGCCAATCAATAATTATAGATACAACTCATTacaaatcaggaaaataatatgTCCACAGATTTTGATTCTGTGCATTGATTGCTTGCGTCcccttttaaaattagtattacaGCTCATAAAATGACATTTCTTTGTTTGTGCCACCACCATAAAAACAGTCAGTGTGATTAGCAGTCTTTCAGTGCTTTTTGTGTTCTCAGAGTAGGTGTTGACAAGACTGAAGGAGTGAGCTATATATTGGgcttaatgtgtgtgtgtgtttgtatgtgtgtgtacaaacCGTGTCTACCTGCGTACAAATGGAAAAGTCACTTCACATAACTGATAGGAATAACTCGTTTTTCTGCAGGCTAAAATATAAATTGGTTAGAGCTGGAATTATGATCTTTGATTTCCTGAAACTTGCCTTCTCCACATTTCTCATTTCTTGTTGTTAGGTAAGTTATACTATTTTACCTGTATTTCTAATAAGAGTGAAATAGAAATTGTAAGTTGTTATAACCTTCTAGTCCCTTGGGAATTCCTCAATGATTATACTTCAGAGTAGGGACAAGGAACCCACAGGAGTCTTTTCTTCTGAGATGTAGAGCCTGTTTTCTCCTATTTAGTTATTTATGAAGTCCTgaatttcatgaaaattaaaaatactggaacttgggaaataaaattttattcaggTTCCAAATCAGTAATTCCACTGGATGAAATCTCTGGTACCAAATCTGACAGATAGGAACTTGAGATGCGTAACTTTTTTGGATTCTCTCTTGGATTTCACCTCCATTAAGAAGCATAATCTGTTTCACTTTGCTTGGTTTTAGTCattatgtttatttcattttcaaaggtGCATAGAGAAAATTGTCTCTAGAATTTTTAAGAACattataggaaaagaaaacacagtaatctgaaaaagttgaaaattttttgatccagaataaacttattttttcccctaatcCTGAGTGCTACTTCCTAGGTAGCTGATAATAGAAACCAAACCAGAAGAACATATGTGAGTGAGTTAaaatagtctctgaggatttATTACTCCCTGGGCAGAGCTGGGTTTGAATTTAGTGATTCTCTTTACACATCAACACTTATGCAAAAAGTTCTTAGAGTGTCTCATGGTATATTGACGCTGCTCTGCAACGAATATGAGTTCAAGGATTCAAATACACTTCTGAAAAATTACAAATCtctgaaagaaaattatcttttcacAGTAACCTAatgagtcaaaagaaaaatatctttgaagAAAACCCACGTTTTGGTTGTTCATCACAGGTTCTAGTTAGCTAAAGTGCAGTCATGTAACTGcaggtaaaataagaaatatttccttttgtctgGAACTAATTTATAATTGTAAAGTATTGGTTACTAGTTAGTGTCCTGCAGGAGAGgactatttattttgttcttggtTAATTAGGTAGTGGTATATAATAATGATCTATAGTGATCTATAGCTATAGTCTCCATCGTAGAATACGGAAATCACCCAGAATTCATTTCTGTGGAGTCCTCCTTAGGGAAGAGAAGTCAGGCTGGCAGGACCagaggaaagcaaaaaaaaaaaaaaaaaaaaaaaaaagaaagaaagaagataaaagaagataAGCTATGACTCACCTTCTTCATGGTCCAGGACACATAGCCCTCCTGCACAATATTTCTGCACTCAGCTATCACCAGACTTTCAGCTGATAGAAAAATGcaacttagctcactgcaaccttagtgTTATCAGTACTGCACAAGCCCTCTTCAGCACACAGCACAAGCGCCATCCTGTAAAATCTCCAGCACACCTTTTTCTCATTGCATACAgccccttctctgctgtgctgcccatTGCTTCCTTGCAACgtattttcatactttctctaataaatctgcctttctttacctacaactaTGTTGATAAATTCTTCTTACCCCCATGCCACCAGCCCAGATAGTCGCTAATCACCCGTGACAATTTCTATAGTACATCATCAGAAGAAAGGAACATTGAgaatacaggaaaagaaatagatGTCATGAAAGGCCatgataaaaaaacaacaacaacaaaaaacagaaagcaacaacaacaaaaacattgtaGTTTATTTTGTATAATACTCTGCTCTTATCTTACAACATCCACCTAGGCTGCCAGaatcattttcctaaaatacACACCTGCTTTTCGTCACCCTCCACTTATGGAGTGCAAGCTTTCTACCTTGGCAAATATGACCTTCTCTAACCTAGTGCCCTTTTACCTTTCTGGGCTCACTTTGTGATGTTCTCTTTCACAAACCCTAAGCTCCAGCCATCCTTCAAGCTTTGTAGGTACTGTTTTCTTGGTCAAATGCTCTTCTGCCATTCCTTTCCTGGATGAACTCACATGTCAAGACTTAGCTGAAACATCGTTCAGCTGCCTTACGTGGAGATGGGGCTCCTCCCAGAGCACTTCGCATGCATTTCTGCTATAGTAGTTGTCTTGTGGCTTTTAACATTTGTGCATAAGGTTATAAGAGTTTACATGAGGCTTTAAGAAAGTTGGCTCAGGGCCAGGGCTAGTATATATGTGCAGTAACAAGGTTGATTTTCACTGTTTTGGGCAACAACCTAAGTAACTTTTACAGTGCCTGGGAATGTTCAAGGACCGGCTCAGGTTCAAGCTGCAAGGGAAACACACAGCTGGCCCGGCCACTGAATAATCAAGGCACTCTGTTTCCCAAGGCAAAGAAGGAAGTGGGGGCTGATCTGGGGGACCCTACAGTATGGTCAATCATCTTGAATGACTTGGTCACTCTACATTATCCTTTACATAAATTGCTTTATTCAATTAGTTGATAGGATTAGCAAATGGATTTTTTCTCCCATCTATGTTGATGAGAAATATtgcctgtcattttcttttcttctaatgacctagctaggttttggtatcaagttGTATACTGGGTTCATGATATGGCTTGGCTTTGTGTCCCACCCAAActtcatctcgaattgtaatccccaaatcCCCACGTGTTAGgggaggtacctggtgggaggtgattggatcatgggggcagtttcccctatgctgttcttgtgatagtgagtgagttctcaggaaatctaatggttttgtaagtgtgtgacagttcctccttcacacgcTGTCTCTCACTGGCccccatgtaagaagtgcctgcttcctcttccaccattattgtaagtttcctgaggcctccctagcaatGTGGAACTGGGACTCAATTacacctccttcctttataaattatccagcctcagatatttctttataacagtgtgagaatggagtAATACTGTTCATAAATTAAATTGAGAAAtgtttcctctttatttcatGAGATTTTATAAGATTagtgttatttcttccttaaatgtttgatggaGTCCAGTGAGGCCATCTCTTCCGGGAGTCTCCCATGTGAAaaagttgtgttttgtttttaactaggaaaaaaaagtctgggcatggtggctcaagcctgtgatcccagcattttgggaggccaggcaggtagatcacttaagggcagagtttgagaccagcctggctaatatgctGAAgccttgtccctactaaaaatacaaaaaatagctgggcatagtggcaaacacctgtagtcctagcttttctggaggctgaggcatgaaaattggtgaaacctggaaggtggaagttgcagtgagttgagatcataccattgcactctagcttgaatgagagtgagactccatttcaaacacacacacacatacacacacgtgcacatacacaaatatatatatatatatatatatgcttacctctacatcaaatattaaaaaatatcaaattgcTTACCTCTACATATAGAAACCCCACAAAGCTGTTCAGttgttctatttcattttgtgtgAAAGTTGCATTTTTCAAGGAGTTTGTTCACTTCACCTAAGTtgcaaaaatactgaaataaagtgGTTCATAATAATCCTTATCATGAATTTTAGTATCTGTAGTGTCTATATATTCTCACTATTTAATTCCAGAtgttggtaatttgtgttttatCTCATGCTTCCCCCATCAATCTGGCTTGATGTTCATCAGATTAATACTAATGTGTATTTCAAAGTTACTGAAAGAATAGATTTTTTATGTTCTCACCATAAAACAATGATAAGGTGttaggtg harbors:
- the KRT40 gene encoding keratin, type I cytoskeletal 40, with amino-acid sequence MTSDCSSTHCSPESCTIASGCAPASSCSTETGCLPSACATSRCHTPSFLPRSRGLTGCLLPCYFTGSCNSPCLVGNCAWCEDGVFTSNEKETMQFLNDRLANYLEKVRSLEETNAELESRIQEQCEQDIPTVCPDYQCYFNTIEDLQQKILCTKAENSRLAVQLDNCKLATDDFKSKYESELSFRQLLEADISGLHGILDELTLCKSDLEAHVESLKEDLLCLKKNHEEEVNLLRGQLGDRLSVELDTAPTLDLNRVLDEMRCQYETVLANNRREAEEWFAVQTEELNQQQLSSAEQLQGCQTEILELKRTANALEIELQAQQSLTESLECTVAETEAQYSSQLAQIQCLIDNVENQLAEIRCDLERQNQEYQVLLDVKARLEGEINTYRGLLDSEDSRLSCNPCSTTCTSSNTCEPCSAYVICTVENCCL